A window from Halomicrobium urmianum encodes these proteins:
- a CDS encoding mechanosensitive ion channel family protein: protein MELFPQWVPDPVIQAGATVLVLVVAYGVSRLLVRLFGRRIARRYRRPSLTRTILRGLKLGVFLLAFLTILRIYGMELSDIALSVTVFTAVLGVILAPIVGSIISGVFLLADQPYEIGDMIELVDQDRRGFVEDITLRYTKIFTMDNTFLVIPNGTMRERDVINYSAEDPRTRLTLSITVTYESDVPRARQIVESAARSTDGVIEGGPNIRVGAERYPSAPTCYIDEYGDHGILLTLRYWVTEPYRLLATRSRIYTSVLEAIQDEDVEIAYPHSHLFFDDTSGELQVSADRRDAVSDARTDVNPDAPRDPRSDAPADSQPDAPTDDPDGPRRRDDADGDS from the coding sequence ATGGAACTGTTCCCGCAGTGGGTGCCGGATCCGGTGATCCAGGCCGGCGCGACCGTGCTCGTGCTCGTCGTGGCCTACGGCGTCTCGCGACTCCTCGTGCGCCTGTTCGGCCGCCGGATCGCCCGGCGGTACCGCAGGCCCAGCCTCACGCGGACGATCCTCCGCGGGTTGAAGCTCGGCGTGTTCCTGCTGGCCTTCCTCACCATCCTACGCATCTACGGGATGGAGCTGTCGGACATCGCCCTCTCGGTGACCGTGTTCACGGCGGTGCTGGGCGTGATCCTCGCGCCGATCGTCGGGTCGATCATCAGCGGCGTCTTCCTGCTGGCCGACCAGCCCTACGAGATTGGGGACATGATCGAACTCGTCGACCAGGATCGGCGCGGGTTCGTCGAGGACATCACGCTCCGGTACACGAAGATATTCACGATGGACAACACTTTCCTCGTGATCCCCAACGGGACGATGCGCGAGCGGGACGTGATCAACTACTCCGCGGAGGACCCGCGGACGCGGCTCACGCTGTCGATCACGGTCACCTACGAGAGCGACGTCCCGCGTGCGCGACAGATCGTCGAGTCGGCCGCGCGGTCGACCGACGGGGTGATCGAGGGCGGGCCGAACATCCGCGTCGGCGCGGAGCGGTACCCCTCCGCGCCCACCTGTTACATCGACGAGTACGGCGACCACGGCATCCTGCTGACGCTGCGTTACTGGGTCACCGAACCGTATCGGCTCCTTGCGACCCGGTCGCGGATCTACACGTCGGTCCTGGAGGCCATTCAGGACGAGGACGTCGAGATCGCCTACCCCCACTCGCACCTGTTCTTCGACGACACCAGCGGCGAACTTCAGGTGTCGGCCGACAGGCGCGACGCGGTGTCGGACGCCCGGACCGACGTGAATCCCGACGCCCCGAGAGACCCGCGATCGGATGCACCGGCGGATTCGCAACCGGACGCTCCGACGGACGACCCGGACGGCCCCCGTCGCCGGGACGACGCCGACGGGGACTCCTGA
- a CDS encoding translation initiation factor eIF-2B, giving the protein MIDETVDEIEEMQTHSSSVVAVKAARALRTLTEREFPSVDEYLRGLERNSNALRRANPSHASLHTTQRAIVETVREAEPADLETARELTEDAVDDVVDQVESAKRKAADRCVDLIADEETLLTHDYSTTVLQSIEAAVADGASFDVYVTEARPRFLGRRMTRRLAAMEGVEVTLIVDGAAGHYVRECDRVLVGMDCIVDGTLYNRVGTYPIAAVAADSGVPTTVVGSHAKLIEGGFAFENEFRSSAEVMREPAESFEIANPAYDATPAGLLDSVVTDRETLTY; this is encoded by the coding sequence ATGATCGACGAGACCGTCGACGAGATCGAGGAGATGCAGACTCACAGCTCTTCGGTGGTCGCTGTGAAGGCCGCCCGCGCGCTGCGGACGCTCACGGAGCGGGAGTTCCCGTCGGTCGACGAGTACCTGCGCGGGCTGGAGCGCAACAGCAACGCGCTCCGGCGGGCCAACCCCTCCCACGCGTCGCTGCACACGACCCAGCGGGCCATCGTCGAGACGGTCCGGGAGGCGGAGCCGGCGGACCTCGAGACGGCGAGGGAACTGACCGAGGACGCGGTCGACGACGTCGTCGATCAGGTGGAGTCGGCGAAGCGGAAGGCCGCCGACCGCTGTGTCGACCTGATCGCCGACGAGGAGACGCTGCTGACCCACGACTACTCGACGACCGTCCTCCAGTCCATCGAGGCGGCCGTCGCCGACGGCGCCTCCTTCGACGTCTACGTGACCGAGGCTCGCCCGCGGTTTCTGGGGCGGCGGATGACGCGTCGCCTCGCCGCGATGGAGGGCGTGGAAGTGACGCTGATCGTGGACGGCGCCGCCGGCCACTACGTCAGGGAGTGCGACAGGGTGCTGGTGGGGATGGACTGCATTGTCGACGGGACGCTGTACAACCGCGTCGGGACCTACCCGATCGCGGCGGTGGCCGCCGACAGCGGCGTCCCGACGACCGTCGTCGGGTCGCACGCGAAGCTCATCGAAGGGGGGTTCGCCTTCGAGAACGAGTTCCGCTCCAGCGCTGAGGTCATGCGCGAACCCGCCGAGAGCTTCGAGATAGCGAACCCGGCCTACGACGCGACGCCGGCCGGGCTCCTCGACTCGGTCGTGACCGATCGTGAGACGCTGACGTACTAA
- a CDS encoding universal stress protein produces the protein MALVLVPVRYPLSEHSRATLSKAIREAEARDADLSVLHVNLYQSSERVRRSDLKRAVESAFGHVPNARYVVRSGLLVEETILEEAASQAADAVVIGRKQVSRWRSMVRRLVDDPDVERFLRDELDCDVVTASVGDS, from the coding sequence ATGGCACTGGTTCTGGTCCCGGTCAGGTACCCCCTCTCGGAGCACTCCCGGGCGACGCTGTCGAAGGCGATCCGCGAGGCCGAGGCGCGCGACGCCGACCTGTCGGTCCTGCACGTCAACCTCTACCAGTCGAGCGAGCGGGTTCGCCGGAGCGACCTCAAGCGGGCCGTCGAGTCGGCGTTCGGCCACGTTCCGAACGCGCGCTACGTCGTCCGGTCGGGGCTGCTCGTCGAAGAGACAATCCTCGAGGAGGCCGCCTCGCAGGCCGCGGACGCGGTCGTCATCGGGCGCAAGCAGGTCAGCCGCTGGCGATCGATGGTCCGCCGGCTCGTCGACGACCCCGACGTCGAGCGCTTCCTGCGCGACGAACTGGACTGCGACGTCGTCACCGCGTCGGTCGGCGACTCCTGA